The region TTAAGATATCACCTAAACAATGAGCCTCTTTAGTGACTAAAATAACGATTTTCTTTCGACCGGCATCAACCAATTTCATATGATTTTGTAATGGCAACACGTCAGTTAAATCAGCTAATAATGCGTTATCGTTAATTTGACCTTCAAGCACTGTACGCATAAAAAAGCGCCCTTGTTCATGATCGACAAATTCGGTGTTTTTAATGATATTAAGATGATGGGCAAAACACACACCAGTAATTTTTGCGATAAGGCCTTGTGCGTCTTCACAATCTGTTATTAGAATTTTACGCTGCAGACTCTCAGAGCTTTGAATAGGACTATATTTTGGATTCATACACTTTTTGCTCACAATAAATAAAATCAATAACAATTAGACTTGGTTTGAAATGATATAAAAAACAGCATATCAAATACCAAACAATCTTTATTTGTATCATAGCTGTTAAATGAAATGTCACTAAAGGGCTTTATAATTCAAGGATTACAGCTAAAAGTATTACTACGTTATTAAATAGACAGTTTTTAGGTAATTATTTTAAAGTATGAATAATTATTTGCGGGTATCTAGATACTTTTGCAGTAGCTTTCTTAAACTTTCAGCTTTAGTACCAAAAACAACTTGAACCCCATTACCTACTTTGATCACTCCTTTAGCCCCCAAACGCATCAGCCTAGGTTTATCCACTAATTTAGGATTAACCACAGAAAGTCGTAACCTTGTAAGGCAAGCATTTAACTCCACGATATTATCTGCCCCACCAAGAGCACTGATCATTGAACGAAGGCTTTCCTTGTTGCCGTTGTTTTCAGCTTCTAAACGACCTGGTGTTTTTAAGTTGAACGCGACAATACTAACTCTAAATATAATGTAATAAATAAATCCCGTTAACGGCCCTAAAAACCATATCCAGCTGGTATTTTTAGATTGAGCAAACAGCAAACTAAAATCAATTAAGCCATGTGAAAATACCACACTGTGTTTTACTTCTAATAGTACACACACGCTGTAAGCTAAACCGGTTAACAATGCATGTATCAAAAACAATAATGGTGCCACAAACATAAATGCAAATTCGATAGGCTCAGTGATACCCGTTAGCCAACTTGCGGTTGCAGCAGATAACATAATGCCAGCAACTCTGTTCCTTTCAGCTTTATCAGCACAACGCCAAATAGCCAACGCTGCTGCTGGTAACCCCCACATTTTTATTAAGTAACCCCCCGCTAAATTTCCAGCCGCTGGATCGCCAGCAAGATAACGGGCAATTTCACCTCTTACTAATTGACCATCATCAAAGTATTGCCCAACTTCTAAATAAAATGGCGCATTCCAAATGTGGTGTAAGCCCAATGGAATAAGGAGTCTTTCAATGGTGCCATACACACCAAAGGCAACAGCAGGATCTTGGTATACGGCCCATAAGGATAAAGAATCGATTCTGTAAGCTAAGTTTGGCCAAATATGCGCCAAGATAAATGCCATCAACATTGAGAATGGAATAATGATTAATGCAGCGCTTCGTTGGCCTTCAAAAAATGAAAACACAGCGGGTAATTTAACGTCCTCACTAACTCGCACGACAAAGCATGTCAACGCACCGACAAATACACCACCAGCAATCCCCGTATCCATGGTTTCAATTCCCCAAATGGGTCTAGAAGGTAATTGATAAATCGTGGTAAGTGCCCCCATGGTCGAAACAAAGACCCCAAAACCAAAAACAGCAACAAAAGCGGCGATGCCTTGATCTTTACAAAAGCCAATAGCAATCGCTATCGCAAATAGTAACGGCATCATGGTAAAGATTAGATTACCCACATTAGACAGTACAATGGCGAGTTCGGTAGACACAAAAGGTAGAGGATTAGCTGATAAGCCGAGCATGACGCCCGCAGCGGGTAAAATGGCGATAGGGATTAACAGCGCCTGACTAAGGCGCTGAGCAAATTTAAACCAACGCTGGCTAAATAGCCTTAGTTGTTTTGAGACTGAGCTACTGCGGTTTTCCAAGTCGTAACCCATTGTGTAGCATCAGTTTCTGGCTCCATTGTTTCACATGCATCAATCTCAAGTCTTTCAGTAATATTTTTTGCCCCAAGTTCAGTCAATAACTCATCAAACTGTTTGGCGGCACCACAAAAGGTCTCATAACTGGAGTCCCCCAAACCTATGATACTGTACTTTAATTTAGGTAAATAAGGCGCTGCAGAGCGTAACTCATTAAACCAAGATGAAATATCATCAGGCAGATCACCTTGTCCTGTGGTTGATGTCACCACGATCAAATACTCATCTTCGGCAGGCACAAAACCTGACAGTTCTGCAGGTTGCACCAGTTTCGTAATGAAGTCTAACTCAGCAATTTTATCAGTAAGTGTTTCAGCAACAAATTGCGCACTACCGTATACAGTTCCGAACACTAAAGTGACTTTATCCATGATATACTTTTCTCCAAGCTAACTGACTTCATTGATTAATTCTGCATAATGCCGATTAATTCAAGCTTATAGCTTCACCATACTGTATTCCAGCGCTGGGCTGCAA is a window of Shewanella donghaensis DNA encoding:
- a CDS encoding PTS transporter subunit EIIC, with product MGYDLENRSSSVSKQLRLFSQRWFKFAQRLSQALLIPIAILPAAGVMLGLSANPLPFVSTELAIVLSNVGNLIFTMMPLLFAIAIAIGFCKDQGIAAFVAVFGFGVFVSTMGALTTIYQLPSRPIWGIETMDTGIAGGVFVGALTCFVVRVSEDVKLPAVFSFFEGQRSAALIIIPFSMLMAFILAHIWPNLAYRIDSLSLWAVYQDPAVAFGVYGTIERLLIPLGLHHIWNAPFYLEVGQYFDDGQLVRGEIARYLAGDPAAGNLAGGYLIKMWGLPAAALAIWRCADKAERNRVAGIMLSAATASWLTGITEPIEFAFMFVAPLLFLIHALLTGLAYSVCVLLEVKHSVVFSHGLIDFSLLFAQSKNTSWIWFLGPLTGFIYYIIFRVSIVAFNLKTPGRLEAENNGNKESLRSMISALGGADNIVELNACLTRLRLSVVNPKLVDKPRLMRLGAKGVIKVGNGVQVVFGTKAESLRKLLQKYLDTRK
- a CDS encoding flavodoxin, translated to MDKVTLVFGTVYGSAQFVAETLTDKIAELDFITKLVQPAELSGFVPAEDEYLIVVTSTTGQGDLPDDISSWFNELRSAAPYLPKLKYSIIGLGDSSYETFCGAAKQFDELLTELGAKNITERLEIDACETMEPETDATQWVTTWKTAVAQSQNN